The Streptomyces sp. NBC_00224 genome has a window encoding:
- a CDS encoding alpha-ketoglutarate-dependent dioxygenase AlkB: MSDALFPRPRTVVAPGAVHVPGWLPPERQRELVAACREWARGPVPIRHTVLPGGGVMSVQTVCVGWHWQPYRYTRTADDVNGRPVAPFPDWLAALGRAAVADAYDDPAAGDGYSPDTALINFYDGDARMGMHQDKDERSGAPVVSLSVGDSCLFRFGNTEDRGRPYTDVELASGDLFVFGGASRFAYHGVPKVLPGTGDPAITGLPGGRLNLTLRETGLKA; encoded by the coding sequence CGCCCTCTTCCCCCGGCCGCGCACCGTCGTCGCACCCGGCGCCGTGCACGTGCCGGGGTGGCTTCCGCCCGAACGGCAGCGGGAGCTGGTGGCCGCCTGCCGGGAGTGGGCGCGGGGGCCCGTCCCCATCCGGCACACCGTGCTGCCGGGCGGCGGCGTCATGTCCGTGCAGACCGTCTGCGTCGGCTGGCACTGGCAGCCCTACCGGTACACCCGCACCGCCGACGACGTGAACGGCCGCCCCGTCGCCCCCTTCCCCGACTGGCTCGCCGCGCTGGGCCGCGCCGCCGTGGCCGACGCGTACGACGACCCCGCCGCCGGGGACGGGTACTCCCCCGACACCGCCCTGATCAACTTCTACGACGGCGACGCGCGCATGGGGATGCACCAGGACAAGGACGAGCGGTCCGGCGCGCCCGTGGTCTCCCTGAGCGTCGGCGACAGCTGCCTCTTCCGCTTCGGCAACACCGAGGACCGGGGCCGCCCCTACACCGATGTCGAGCTCGCCTCGGGCGACCTCTTCGTCTTCGGCGGCGCCTCACGCTTCGCCTACCACGGCGTACCGAAGGTCCTCCCGGGCACAGGCGACCCGGCGATCACCGGCCTGCCCGGCGGCCGCCTCAACCTGACTCTCCGCGAGACCGGGCTGAAGGCGTGA
- a CDS encoding GlsB/YeaQ/YmgE family stress response membrane protein, producing the protein MGIVSWIILGLLAGAIAKILLPGRDPGGLIGTTVIGIAGAFVGGWISARWLDRPVTNHFYDGATWAAAVGGSLVLLIAYRIVFGNSRDRR; encoded by the coding sequence ATGGGCATCGTCAGCTGGATCATCCTCGGCCTGCTCGCCGGAGCAATCGCCAAGATCCTGCTCCCCGGGCGGGACCCGGGCGGCCTGATCGGCACGACGGTCATAGGGATAGCGGGTGCGTTCGTCGGCGGCTGGATCTCGGCCCGCTGGCTGGACCGCCCCGTCACCAACCACTTCTACGACGGCGCCACTTGGGCGGCGGCGGTCGGCGGCTCGCTCGTGCTGCTGATCGCCTACCGCATAGTCTTCGGCAACTCGCGCGACCGCCGCTGA